Proteins co-encoded in one Polluticoccus soli genomic window:
- a CDS encoding SWIB/MDM2 domain-containing protein has protein sequence MATAKKAVKKAVVKKAVKKAAVKKAVKKAVVKKAVKKAAVKKAVKKAVVKKAVKKAVVKKAVKKAVVKKAAAKKKSTRKPNAAFMAPLTVSPALAEVIGTSSAARTEIVKKIWEYIRKHGLQDSKNRRMINADARLRPIFGKDQISMFELAKVVNKQVK, from the coding sequence ATGGCAACTGCCAAGAAGGCTGTGAAAAAAGCAGTCGTAAAAAAGGCTGTAAAAAAAGCAGCCGTTAAGAAGGCCGTGAAAAAAGCAGTCGTTAAAAAGGCTGTGAAAAAAGCAGCCGTTAAAAAGGCCGTGAAAAAAGCAGTCGTTAAAAAGGCTGTAAAGAAAGCAGTCGTTAAAAAGGCTGTGAAGAAAGCAGTCGTTAAAAAGGCAGCTGCTAAGAAGAAATCTACAAGGAAACCAAATGCTGCGTTCATGGCTCCACTTACAGTAAGCCCGGCGCTAGCTGAAGTGATCGGTACTAGCTCTGCTGCACGTACTGAGATCGTGAAGAAAATATGGGAATACATCCGCAAGCATGGTCTGCAAGACAGCAAAAACCGCAGGATGATCAACGCAGATGCCAGGCTGCGTCCTATCTTCGGTAAAGACCAGATCTCAATGTTTGAGCTGGCTAAAGTTGTAAACAAACAAGTAAAGTAG